Proteins encoded by one window of Perca fluviatilis chromosome 13, GENO_Pfluv_1.0, whole genome shotgun sequence:
- the LOC120572048 gene encoding uncharacterized protein LOC120572048 isoform X4 encodes MSEDIYAKPDMSNKVRYNRNVQKDNEWEEREVEIYDDIGDDQTANQSHGGGPDTERNPPAVQRKTLRAAALCLAVLCFLMMTGIILSAYLSVNMSQLKEEVKQLKNRTEEISVNSQLESSYQTLSKNNSQLQDEVKKLKKRIKDEKSLKTENSCILPINIIWLDCVCLMLMNLKYFRDSHLRYKNLRETIYKLFTE; translated from the exons ATGTCCGAAGATATTTATGCCAAACCAGATATGTCAAATAAGGTGAGATACAACAGAAATGTACAGAAGGACAATGAATGGGAGGAAAGGGAGGTGGAAATATACGACGATATCGGAGATGATCAAACTGCTAATCAGTCACACGGAGGAG GACCAGACACTGAGAGGAATCCTCCAGCCGTCCAAAGGAAGACTCTCAGGGCTGCAGCACTCTGTCTGGCAGTGCTCTGCTTTCTGATGATGACTGGAATCATCTTATCCGCATACT TATCCGTCAACATGAGTCAGTTAAAGGAAGAAGTAAAGCAGCTGAAGAACAGAACTGAAG AGATTTCTGTCAACAGTCAGTTAGAGAGCAGCTACCAAACACTGAGTAAAAACAACAGTCAGCTACAGGATGAAGTAAAGAAGCTGAAGAAGAGAATTAAAGATGAGAAAAgcttaaaaacagaaaactccTGTATTTTACCAATTAACATTATATGGCTTGACTGTGTCTGTTTAATGCTGATGAACTTGAAATATTTCAGAGACAGTCACTTGAGATATAAAAACCTGAGAGAAACTATTTACAAATTATTTACAGAATAA